DNA from Candidatus Aegiribacteria sp.:
TCAGCACCAAGTATTGTTGACTGGAATAACGATGGACTTCCCGATATTGTTACAGGCAGGATGGAAGGAATTCCAAGCTGTTTGTATCTCTATATTAACGAAGGTGTTACCGGCGAATCGCTTTTCAACCAGACGGATACCGTATTCTGCTCTGGTGAGCCGATACAGCTGTACTCCTCGTATCCTGATTTTGGAGATTTGAACGACGACGGGCTTCCGGATCTTGTAGTAGGTTCTACGACCGGCAGAATTGTATGCTATATAAACTGCGGAACCCCGGACCTTCCGGTTTTTGAGTATCATGAAGATCTTAAAGCTGATGGTAAGGTTATCGATTTCTATTCCTCCATAAGGCCTTCCATATGCGACTGGAATGATGATGGGATTCCGGATATTCTCGCCGCTAATTATACAGGTACAATTAACCTCTTTCTTGGAGAGCCTGATACTGGAGTTGAGGAGGGGGAAGGTTCATCCCTGTCCGGAGGACTAACGCTGAACAGCCTTAACAATCCGGCTTCAGGTTTTATTCAGCCATCCATTGAGCTTTGGAGTACAGCAGAAGTATCGATTACTATCTATTCGCTTGATGGCCGTCTTCTTGCTATGGCTTTCAACGGAATACTTGATTCAGGTACACATCTGTTGCAGCTGGATATTGATGGTATTCCTTCAGGAGTTTGCCTGTTCGTTGTTTCATCCGGTCAGAACAGGGTTTGCAGGAGCCTGGTTGTACTGGATTGAGCAAGCCCAGTATCCATTATTATCAATTTCCAAGCAGTACCAGCCTTCCGGCAGCTTCGGCAGAGCCTGACAGCCTAAGGAAATAAACACCGGAAGACAGATGGGAACCATTCATCTCAACATCGTCTCCGAAAGGCGATTGCCCGTCTCTCGAAAGGACCATTCTTCCCGAAATGTCGTACAGTGAAAGGTTCCAGTTACCTGGGGCGGGGATAGTAACTGGTACAGTGAAAAAGCCTGATGCAGGATTTGGTGCGGGAAGCCCCATCACAGGCGCAACCAGCAAGGGTGATGAAACTCCTGTTGAACCTGTATACGCTCCCTCAATCGAAATGTCGTCGATATAGAATCCGGTACCTGTATTAGCATCATCATCTGAGTAGAATCTGAATTCAAGTTGTATGACTGTTCCCGCTTCGTACATTGAAAGATCGTACGAATATGGTACCCAGCCTGTACCGATACCTTTGCAGGCGGGAGCAAGCGCTCCTCCGGAGCCTATAAAATCAAGAGTATCCTCCGCTCCCCCATCATGGATTACCATATACATCCCGTCGCTGCCGTATATTGCAGTGTCGAAAGTAGTCCAGAATTCAACGGTCGCTTCAGGCGCGAGTACCATCTCCGGACTGAACAGGCTGCAATCCATCCCATCGATATATCCAGCTGTTCCGCCACAGAACCACGAATGCGTCGGAGAATGACTTTTGTTTTCTGAGATATTCCACATGTCATTCGTTCCGGAATGAACCCATCCCGCAGCACCGTTTTCAACATCGTTTGAAATACCGGTTTCACCCACAGTGAGCCGGAGAGAATCTGCAGACGAGTAATCGGCTGTGGAGGAAACAATGTCGAAGAAAAGCCATGGGAATGAGGGGGATGGTGTGCCGGCATCGAGATGGCAGACAAAGGTGAACGTTTCAGTTCCTTCAGGAGGAATTGAATCAACGTATGCCGAATCTGAAATCCATGTTACATCAGCCGGATATCCTGTCATTACGGCTGACACACAGGTTGCGTTAAGCATTCCCACATTAGCTATGGACGTGATAAGATCGAAGGTTTCCCCGGGGTCAGGAATGCCGTTCGCGTTTCCGGATGCGCTGTCATTTACACTGTAAGTTGTGAAGTACAAGCCCGGCGCATACACAAGGAAAGGTATTGATATATCCCAGTTCCCCTGTACAGTCTGGATTTCACCCTGGAGAGCTATTACATCACCGTTTACTGCCGATGTGTCCACCTGAAGAGAAATCGATGGCGATCCTAGGGATTCGGCTCCGGCATCCATACTGCCGAATGAACTTGAGTTCTGATTGATTGTCGCAGGCCCTGAAACTGAATTTATTACAAGTTCCACGTCGGTCAGGTTTTCTGTTCCCTGATTGAGAAGAGTGATATGAAGATCTGAGCTGCATCCGGGGGAAAGCTGCCCGTACCCCATATCATCATCGATAATCAACTGGGAAATAACAGGATCAGGACCGGTTGCTTGGAGTATATCGATACTGGTTCTTTTTACTCCCTGTCCGGTTACGGTGACTTTTACATCCCCTGTTACAGGGTCTCCAAAATTAAAAGTATAAGCGCCTGAGGCGTCCAGTTCCGCTACTTCCCAGTTGCTTCCCTGATCATGAACGCAAACGGTCAGGCCTTCAGGATTGACTCCGGATACCCGCACCGGAAACACGGAAGTATTTGCGGTAACAATCGCAGGACAGTCGATAGTGATCTGTGCAGGAGTTTTTCTGTAAGGACGCAGAGAAGGATCACCCAGAAGGTTCACGTCGTACTGGTGCCACCTGTAAACGTTTTCCCACTGGCTGAAGGGTATGAAATACTCCTTTGTATGAGCCAGCAGTTCTCCCGTTGTAAGAGTCCGGTCAGCGTAAAGATAATCGTGATAGAGATGATCGAGCGCGTCTGAGTAGCCATAGCACGGGTTTCCCGGAGAACCCCATCCGTAGCTGGAGTTGCCGATGTATCCAACTGTGCATCCGTTAGAATTTGTTACGAAATGCTCACCGATGGCATCGTAATCGAATGCGGCGCTCCAGCATCCGATGGAGTACATTGAAGCCGCGAATTTTCCACCTGAATTCACTGCGTTCACATCGCTGATACCCATGTAACCGTCGCCTACGCCTATGGATGAGTACCACGCGTGCCCGTCATGGTTGATGAAATTCTGCCCCGCGTTCATTGCGGCCATGGTTGTGGCAAGATTCTCATTCCCGAGGGCTTCGTACAGCTTCGTAATATCCAGGAAATCGGGAAGGAACTCCTCATCGATGTAATCTTTGCTTTCACCGGAATTAGTATAGGGATCCCACCAGAGTATCATCGCGAGGAACAGAACTCTCTGAAGGTGATCGTCCTGAATGCAGTCTTCGTAGGCGGCGATATTGTCAACGAAAATACCCGCTTCGGTAGCATTTTCAACCGTAGCCCTTCCTACGAAGATATCGGGAAACAGGTCTACATTATCAGCGATTTCTCCGAAAATATCGTTGCCGTTCGCGTCCCATGTTCCATCAAGGTCTGAAAAGTACAGGTCACATGGAAGGCTGTCCTCCCGGGGGCTGATTCCCGCCTCACAGGTCATTGCGTAGGCATACCTGAAGGGTACAACGTTCGTGTCTCCGCCCAGAAGGAGAAAATCAAGCCCATTTACTGTGTAGTAATCCTTGACGAAGTTCCTGAGTTTTTCAGCGTTATCGCGTCCTGAAGCTGAAACGTATATACTATCCATTGTGTATACCTCAGTAAGGATGCCCTGATCGTTTCTCCTTTCCGCAAGCTCAAGAAAAGCTGATTTACAGGATTGATTCGTAACTATCAGCATCCTTCTGAGTCCCCCGGAATCAACTGATGGCAGGGGTCTGGTTTCCAGCGGCACTGTTTCTATGTGTACTTCAATGGAAGAGAGCCTCTGGAGTTCCCCTGTTGAGGGGTTCCATCTCAACGGTGTTACAGTAAGTTCAGCAACAGGTGATCCGTTCATGAAGCCTGTTCCTGTAAGTTCAACAGGCGAGGATGGCCAGAAATCGTTTGACAGATATACATCATTGTTCCGCTGTACATCTGTATCTACATGCTCGAGAATAAGTGGAACAGGTTTTGAAAGGGGAGGGACGAACACCGAGACAGCGACAGTTTCCCATATCCCGGATGATGATACTGACAGAGCTCCAAATCCAGCAGGGAGGGTTACCGTTCGCGGAAATTGGGGAAGCATGGGGAAGCCTTCTACAGTTCCGGCGTAGCTTCCTGGCAGTTCAGGTACGATTCCTCTGAAAGATTCGTTCAGTTCAATTCGATCGTTCAGTTCGCTGGTCAGATCGAATGTTATAGTATCGGCCGGGATAACTGCAACAAAAAAAATGGAAACAATAAGATATCTGAACATGATCCACCTGCCTGTGTATTTAATTATATCCTCAATAGTTACATTCCGAATATACGACTGCGGGATGTCATGTCACCGTTTAATCGGGATTGACAAACAATGCTGTTATGGTTTAGCTTCTATTCTGAATCTAAACACTTTAAGGAGGTTGAAATGAAAAAGGCATTCCTTTTGCTGGCAGCAATTGGACTTATCACATCCGTCTCCGCCGGAACAATCGAAATCATTAACGATACCGGTGGATGGGACATTCATTTTATCTACATTGGCCCGAGTACTGATGATTCCTGGGGCGGTGACTGGCTTGACGATGACGAGATACTTTACTCGGGAAACTCCGTTGCATTCAGCGTTCCCAACAATGTATACGACATCAAGCTCATTGATGAGGATGGCGACGAATACATCAAGTGGGAAGTCAATGTTAATGGTTACTACGAATGGTATGTAACTCTTGATGATCTCGGAGAATACAATGCGGGTGGCGGCAGCGGTTCGGATAATACCGTTTATGGCAACGCTCCGGTAACCATTTACAATGATACCGGCGGTTATGACATTTATTACATCAATGCCAACCCTTCCTCGTACTCCGGATGGGGCGAAGACCGCCTTGGAAGCGAGATTCTCTACTCAGGCGACGAATTCACATTCTGGGTTGATGGCGGCGATTACTACGACATCAAATGCGAAGATGAGGACGGCGATATCTACACATTCTGGGAGATGTGGGTAGGAAACGATGGTCTCTATCTGCCGGTAGATCTGGGAGATCTGGACTAGAGCCAGCATAAGAAAAACAGTAAAAGGATCCGTCATCCGGCGGATCCTTTTTTCGAGGTGCGCCCCGCAGGTTCAAGAAGTATATGTATCGATGTTATCTGAGAGGAACGAAATGAGAATAATCCCTGAATATGAACCTGTCGGGAAACTGTATCTCAGTTTCGCCCAGGACTTCTTTCATAGCAGGTTCAACTACGGTAGGACTATATGTGAGATGGCAAGAGCAGTGGCCGATCGAATTACCGTAGAAGTGTTCGTCTCTGAAGATGAAACTGAATTCTTCCTTGACCTGCTTGAACAGAACGATCTCAAACCGGATGAGATAGTGCTGAATCATGATTCTCCGGAGCGGGGCATAATCTTGGGGAGAGTGAACATGGAGAAGGCCTCGGTCTTCTCTTCAGC
Protein-coding regions in this window:
- a CDS encoding T9SS type A sorting domain-containing protein, with translation MDWNDDGRLDIIVGDRLGTISYFSRLSSGDIFLTAEPKINVDGKPIYVGHNSAPSIVDWNNDGLPDIVTGRMEGIPSCLYLYINEGVTGESLFNQTDTVFCSGEPIQLYSSYPDFGDLNDDGLPDLVVGSTTGRIVCYINCGTPDLPVFEYHEDLKADGKVIDFYSSIRPSICDWNDDGIPDILAANYTGTINLFLGEPDTGVEEGEGSSLSGGLTLNSLNNPASGFIQPSIELWSTAEVSITIYSLDGRLLAMAFNGILDSGTHLLQLDIDGIPSGVCLFVVSSGQNRVCRSLVVLD
- a CDS encoding T9SS type A sorting domain-containing protein, with translation MFRYLIVSIFFVAVIPADTITFDLTSELNDRIELNESFRGIVPELPGSYAGTVEGFPMLPQFPRTVTLPAGFGALSVSSSGIWETVAVSVFVPPLSKPVPLILEHVDTDVQRNNDVYLSNDFWPSSPVELTGTGFMNGSPVAELTVTPLRWNPSTGELQRLSSIEVHIETVPLETRPLPSVDSGGLRRMLIVTNQSCKSAFLELAERRNDQGILTEVYTMDSIYVSASGRDNAEKLRNFVKDYYTVNGLDFLLLGGDTNVVPFRYAYAMTCEAGISPREDSLPCDLYFSDLDGTWDANGNDIFGEIADNVDLFPDIFVGRATVENATEAGIFVDNIAAYEDCIQDDHLQRVLFLAMILWWDPYTNSGESKDYIDEEFLPDFLDITKLYEALGNENLATTMAAMNAGQNFINHDGHAWYSSIGVGDGYMGISDVNAVNSGGKFAASMYSIGCWSAAFDYDAIGEHFVTNSNGCTVGYIGNSSYGWGSPGNPCYGYSDALDHLYHDYLYADRTLTTGELLAHTKEYFIPFSQWENVYRWHQYDVNLLGDPSLRPYRKTPAQITIDCPAIVTANTSVFPVRVSGVNPEGLTVCVHDQGSNWEVAELDASGAYTFNFGDPVTGDVKVTVTGQGVKRTSIDILQATGPDPVISQLIIDDDMGYGQLSPGCSSDLHITLLNQGTENLTDVELVINSVSGPATINQNSSSFGSMDAGAESLGSPSISLQVDTSAVNGDVIALQGEIQTVQGNWDISIPFLVYAPGLYFTTYSVNDSASGNANGIPDPGETFDLITSIANVGMLNATCVSAVMTGYPADVTWISDSAYVDSIPPEGTETFTFVCHLDAGTPSPSFPWLFFDIVSSTADYSSADSLRLTVGETGISNDVENGAAGWVHSGTNDMWNISENKSHSPTHSWFCGGTAGYIDGMDCSLFSPEMVLAPEATVEFWTTFDTAIYGSDGMYMVIHDGGAEDTLDFIGSGGALAPACKGIGTGWVPYSYDLSMYEAGTVIQLEFRFYSDDDANTGTGFYIDDISIEGAYTGSTGVSSPLLVAPVMGLPAPNPASGFFTVPVTIPAPGNWNLSLYDISGRMVLSRDGQSPFGDDVEMNGSHLSSGVYFLRLSGSAEAAGRLVLLGN